The Treponema primitia ZAS-1 genome window below encodes:
- a CDS encoding (2Fe-2S)-binding protein, whose amino-acid sequence MVIRFILNGKKCRNIVDSSTRLIDLLREGCGITSVREGCGAGECGSCTVLLNGNPVCSCLTPAVQVRNCEIITIDGLERDGELALLQKAFLDNDAVQCGFCTPGMILTAKALLDKNPNPSKDEIRHALGGNICRCTGYIPILRAVEAAAKQGRTTQ is encoded by the coding sequence ATGGTTATCCGGTTCATTCTTAACGGAAAAAAATGTCGTAACATTGTTGATTCATCTACCAGGCTCATTGATTTGCTGCGGGAGGGCTGTGGTATAACAAGCGTCCGGGAAGGCTGCGGCGCGGGGGAATGCGGGTCCTGTACGGTTCTTCTAAACGGTAATCCTGTTTGTTCCTGCCTGACCCCGGCGGTACAGGTTCGGAATTGTGAAATCATCACGATTGACGGACTGGAACGGGATGGAGAACTTGCTTTACTGCAAAAAGCCTTCCTTGATAACGATGCCGTGCAATGCGGATTCTGTACGCCGGGGATGATCCTTACCGCAAAGGCGTTGCTTGATAAAAATCCTAACCCAAGTAAAGACGAAATACGACATGCCCTGGGGGGAAACATCTGTCGTTGTACCGGGTACATCCCCATCCTGCGGGCCGTCGAGGCGGCGGCAAAGCAGGGACGGACAACGCAATGA
- a CDS encoding FAD binding domain-containing protein: MKHPDPLIPGSLDELLKLIERYSGSYIFAAGGTDCLAKLGGYMSPRYRLIDISGIDELKGISLEQDDLCIGALETMTSLSEDGRIKQYAPCLAMAAAKVGSWQIRNRATLGGNLANASPAADTPAALAALDTGVLLASLRGRRELPVDAVLTGPNRTALEPGEVITGFRIPLRQGRTSAFGKIGSRTEVSIARLNLAAAMGGEVEPRVFVGTLGTAALRCREAESALTRRGVPDPAPFCAALSRLVEKAIPGRSTLPYKISAIQALGEDVFSALWGSGTTGGSV; the protein is encoded by the coding sequence ATGAAACATCCCGACCCGCTGATTCCCGGATCGTTAGATGAACTTCTCAAACTTATTGAGCGGTATTCAGGCAGCTATATCTTCGCAGCGGGCGGAACCGACTGTTTAGCTAAATTAGGCGGGTATATGTCACCCCGTTACCGCCTAATCGATATTTCCGGCATAGATGAATTGAAGGGGATCTCCCTCGAACAGGATGATCTGTGTATCGGGGCGCTTGAAACTATGACTTCCCTGTCCGAAGACGGCCGGATAAAACAATATGCCCCTTGCCTTGCCATGGCCGCTGCCAAAGTGGGGTCCTGGCAAATCCGGAACAGGGCGACCCTGGGCGGTAATCTGGCCAATGCCTCCCCGGCGGCGGATACTCCGGCTGCCTTGGCTGCCCTGGATACGGGGGTTTTGCTCGCTTCCTTACGGGGGAGGCGGGAACTACCGGTTGATGCAGTCTTGACCGGGCCAAACCGTACCGCCCTTGAGCCCGGTGAGGTGATAACGGGATTTCGTATCCCCCTGCGGCAAGGACGGACCTCCGCTTTCGGTAAAATAGGCAGCCGAACCGAGGTGAGCATTGCACGGCTCAACCTGGCGGCAGCCATGGGAGGAGAGGTGGAACCCCGGGTATTTGTGGGAACCCTGGGAACAGCTGCTCTGCGTTGTCGTGAAGCGGAATCGGCGCTCACCCGGAGGGGTGTTCCGGATCCTGCTCCCTTTTGCGCCGCCCTTTCAAGACTGGTTGAAAAAGCCATTCCCGGACGATCCACCCTCCCCTACAAAATTTCCGCCATACAGGCCTTAGGCGAAGATGTTTTTTCGGCGCTTTGGGGATCCGGAACCACCGGGGGCAGCGTATGA